The following are from one region of the Nitrospirota bacterium genome:
- a CDS encoding DUF4062 domain-containing protein — protein sequence MSTKKHDLSVYISSTSNDLKRYRAELIDALEKMETRLVCMEKYVAASKSPIEQCLEDVSNCDIYVGIFGRCYGDIPEGYYKSFTELEYRKAIDLKIPTLIFTLDENVCLPDEYCGDAQDESRINELRSKLKLVTTCNFFTDPQDLAIKVMTAVGKYQRPPDGQQKEEQGL from the coding sequence ATGAGTACAAAAAAACATGATTTATCAGTGTATATTTCATCAACTTCTAATGACTTGAAGAGATATCGTGCTGAGCTGATAGACGCACTGGAGAAGATGGAAACCAGACTGGTCTGTATGGAAAAATATGTAGCGGCGAGCAAATCTCCTATTGAGCAATGTCTTGAGGATGTAAGTAACTGCGACATTTACGTTGGGATCTTTGGAAGGTGTTACGGTGACATTCCTGAAGGTTATTACAAATCATTTACTGAACTCGAATACAGGAAAGCAATCGATTTAAAGATTCCAACGTTGATATTCACGCTCGACGAAAATGTCTGCTTGCCTGACGAATACTGCGGTGACGCACAAGATGAATCGCGCATCAACGAATTGAGAAGTAAACTCAAGCTCGTCACAACGTGTAACTTTTTTACTGATCCCCAAGATCTTGCAATTAAGGTAATGACTGCGGTTGGTAAGTATCAAAGGCCACCAGATGGTCAGCAAAAGGAGGAACAGGGACTATGA